A genomic segment from Roseofilum capinflatum BLCC-M114 encodes:
- the menD gene encoding 2-succinyl-5-enolpyruvyl-6-hydroxy-3-cyclohexene-1-carboxylic-acid synthase: protein MPIDFRNLNMLWASILVETLERLGLTTVIICPGSRSTPLTVAFAAQRGIEAIPILDERSAAFFALGQAKKSGLPAALVCTSGTAGANFYPAVIEASESRVPLMVLTTDRPPELRQTHAGQTIDQVKLYGNSPTWQTELCLPDVDHLAYLRQAIAYGWERTLSPIPGPVHVNLPFRDPLAPLLQLDLGIREEEFDIDRFFGFLTPRSASVSTIEITPEAVQTWCKDLRSSRGLIIAGVAQPQHPEAYVKAIAHLAKTLNFPVLTEGLSPVRNYAHLNPHIISTYDLILRNPEIAQELSADVVIQIGDFPTSKVLRQWLKEGNPRQWIIDPTYQNLDPLHNSTQFWRCSIEQLSRFLPEPPSEANSYLERWCALEHGGRSHLDRVLDKIEDLFEPKAAWLLSQILPEHTPVFISNSMPVRDVEWFWTPNTLQLHPYFNRGANGIDGILSTALGIAHRHQKPSVLLTGDLALLHDTNGFLVRRYFQGHLTIVLINNNGGGIFEHLPIAEYNPPFEEFFGTPQSINFAHLCQTYEIEHHQIETWQQFRQYLAQLPHRGIRVLEIRCDRHLDSQSRKQIFNNLRAYT, encoded by the coding sequence ATGCCGATTGATTTCCGTAACCTGAATATGCTTTGGGCTTCGATTTTGGTGGAAACCTTGGAGCGTTTGGGGTTAACTACGGTCATCATTTGTCCGGGATCTCGTTCGACTCCCTTAACGGTGGCTTTTGCGGCTCAAAGGGGGATTGAAGCGATACCGATTTTAGATGAGCGATCGGCGGCGTTTTTTGCCTTGGGACAGGCTAAAAAATCGGGCTTACCGGCGGCTTTAGTCTGCACTTCGGGAACGGCTGGGGCTAATTTTTATCCTGCGGTGATTGAAGCATCGGAGAGTCGAGTGCCTCTGATGGTGTTAACGACCGATCGCCCCCCGGAATTGCGCCAAACCCATGCCGGGCAAACCATTGACCAGGTGAAGCTCTACGGAAATTCCCCCACTTGGCAAACGGAGCTATGTTTACCGGATGTGGATCATTTAGCCTATCTGCGCCAGGCGATCGCCTATGGATGGGAACGTACCTTAAGCCCCATTCCCGGCCCCGTCCATGTTAATCTTCCCTTTCGAGACCCCTTAGCGCCGCTTCTACAACTGGATCTGGGCATTCGGGAAGAGGAGTTTGATATCGATCGCTTCTTTGGGTTTTTAACCCCCCGCTCTGCCTCAGTATCGACCATCGAAATAACACCGGAAGCTGTGCAAACCTGGTGCAAGGATCTGCGCTCTTCCCGTGGTCTCATTATCGCGGGAGTGGCTCAACCGCAGCATCCAGAAGCGTATGTAAAGGCGATCGCCCATTTAGCCAAAACCCTTAACTTTCCCGTCCTCACCGAGGGACTTTCCCCCGTTCGCAACTATGCCCATCTCAATCCTCATATTATCTCCACCTATGACCTAATTCTTCGTAATCCTGAAATTGCCCAAGAATTATCCGCCGATGTCGTCATTCAAATTGGCGATTTTCCCACCAGCAAAGTGTTGAGACAATGGCTCAAAGAAGGTAACCCTCGCCAATGGATTATCGATCCCACCTATCAAAATCTTGACCCCCTGCACAATTCAACCCAATTTTGGCGCTGTTCCATTGAACAACTCTCCCGATTTCTCCCAGAACCCCCTTCTGAAGCCAATTCCTATTTAGAGCGCTGGTGTGCCTTAGAGCATGGGGGGCGATCGCACCTCGATCGAGTCTTAGACAAAATAGAAGATTTATTTGAACCCAAAGCCGCCTGGTTACTCTCCCAAATTCTGCCCGAACATACGCCCGTCTTCATTTCTAATAGTATGCCCGTGCGGGATGTGGAATGGTTTTGGACTCCCAATACCCTCCAACTCCATCCCTATTTTAATCGCGGAGCCAATGGCATTGATGGCATTCTCTCCACTGCTTTGGGAATAGCCCACCGTCATCAAAAACCGAGCGTTTTACTCACCGGAGATTTAGCCCTTTTACATGATACCAATGGCTTTTTAGTGCGTCGCTATTTCCAAGGGCATTTAACCATTGTTTTAATCAACAATAATGGAGGCGGAATTTTTGAACATTTACCGATCGCCGAATATAATCCCCCCTTTGAAGAGTTTTTTGGTACGCCTCAATCGATTAATTTTGCCCACTTATGCCAAACTTATGAGATTGAGCATCATCAGATTGAAACTTGGCAGCAGTTCCGGCAGTATTTAGCCCAATTACCCCATCGGGGAATACGAGTATTAGAAATTAGGTGCGATCGCCATCTAGACAGTCAATCGCGCAAGCAAATCTTCAATAATTTACGCGCTTATACTTAG
- a CDS encoding S8 family serine peptidase translates to MNLTTMDFLKKFFRKNAPKPPKTNPNPGQTFILEPILTPSGLGLDGDAGDGTPPLDGDFDIDLNAADGDDIDTPDDISSTLDAEPTDSGEDDSTAGDNPDVSGGEIDDSDIDDSDIEEISYITSVAEDEGLDTPGNQLDTELQGEGQQTLNPEQVEAKDIEPDGEQEPLAALSANRTSGDSSAEGLSQPSDTETTGGDRVDPIDDNPTGEQSLDPPEEEEEIAPTLEIVPPNFTFDSGVFTVGETGEVGVDFLFDGGGYQGELAIFSLEGMDEFEAGSEEFIQEAATRALSNSELGHVVISDAEEGAKFSGNLGERDQNDGEYLGVKTFKMRSGDEFGVMLVPNKTVARVLDNPSIGGSGRPLFSMVTANPDDAFHVGQIADVTGDGSTFVMEDIRVDGKTDSDYNDVIFQVRGAEGKAALLDSAIASDKEWRYSDLGQALLEYAKPYITPESVETEVSDLIQDVQGLTEALQDAVETLEPEVVEPVETPEEPAPEPETPTSEQPVQPAETEVTDNSADSKQDEQNSDTEETETSDNSTAETSNSEQNEQNSDTEETENSDNSTAETSNSEQNEPNSDTEETETSDNSTAQTSDTEEPEHIHSEQEEPSATDNLIARLDHLTTRLEDAQNAPVSSEEAEQLQTLVQQVETLTETLEQPDYQSFSERAELAVTRVVERLENVAQRIVPIGETPPEFEFAQTAQPLVGIIDTGFSEDNPDIDYARITLGQDHIDNDNNPLLSEGEGNEHGTHILGIIGATENNGIGIDGINDQAPLWVGRAVGSGKWAESLVEFVDAARESGQPNAVVNLSMDLTQIDAQGNVTTRYEFTQQEWDAIEYAREHNVLIVAASGNDGGVMSALGQASQELDNILTVGAAEQVNLDLSVAEGFERVDYSSYGEGLNLVAPGGTDEYPILSTVGNGVGTMTGTSVATAKVTGAASQVWAANPELSYQQVVQILKETATDLHEANSDHETGFGLLNIAAAVQLATVTKPEVYEYSAIELSQPWSDEGQFTATERAAATEFMGKYYEWDNYMIKSGDTLSAIAFRTMGNSSAPYYNFIAQKNGIANPNWIFPGTWIQVPRQVAAPAPKPIPTPPPANRPTPISPPSGTPYTVKRGDTLWAIAQRLLGNGSRWREIKDDKGNPFNESTARRLRIGQVVYLPGGSPSPSPTPKPQPSNTWHHPLPGARVTSEYGPRWGRFHYGIDLGARTETPIRAAKAGRVVYVGWDTTGYGNLIKIQHYDGTMTFYAHLSRFGVRVGQSVSGGAYIGRVGSTGNSTGPHLHFEVRVSPYRWRVNNRNPRNYIRF, encoded by the coding sequence GTGAATCTTACCACTATGGATTTTTTGAAGAAATTCTTCCGCAAAAACGCCCCTAAACCCCCTAAAACCAACCCTAACCCTGGTCAAACCTTCATCCTCGAACCCATCCTCACCCCTTCAGGTCTGGGTTTAGATGGAGATGCAGGAGATGGAACTCCCCCCTTAGATGGAGACTTCGATATCGACCTTAATGCTGCTGACGGTGACGACATTGATACTCCTGATGATATCAGCAGCACTTTAGATGCAGAACCCACAGACAGTGGAGAAGACGATAGCACAGCAGGCGATAATCCAGACGTTAGCGGGGGTGAAATTGACGATTCAGACATTGACGATTCAGACATAGAAGAAATTTCGTATATTACCTCAGTTGCAGAAGATGAGGGTTTAGACACTCCAGGAAATCAACTTGATACAGAGCTACAAGGTGAGGGTCAACAGACTTTAAACCCGGAACAGGTAGAAGCCAAGGACATCGAACCGGATGGCGAACAAGAACCCCTTGCTGCATTATCAGCGAACCGCACTTCAGGAGACTCTTCTGCGGAAGGCCTCTCTCAACCGAGCGATACCGAAACCACTGGAGGGGATAGGGTTGACCCCATAGACGATAATCCAACCGGAGAACAAAGCCTAGACCCTCCCGAAGAAGAGGAAGAAATTGCCCCCACCTTAGAAATTGTGCCACCCAATTTTACCTTTGATTCCGGAGTCTTCACCGTGGGAGAAACGGGAGAGGTTGGCGTTGACTTCCTCTTTGATGGGGGTGGATATCAAGGGGAACTGGCCATCTTTTCCTTAGAGGGAATGGATGAATTTGAAGCCGGTTCCGAGGAATTTATCCAAGAAGCTGCCACTCGCGCCTTGAGTAATTCTGAACTGGGTCATGTCGTGATTTCCGATGCTGAAGAAGGGGCTAAATTTAGTGGTAACTTGGGCGAGCGCGACCAAAATGACGGAGAGTATTTAGGGGTGAAAACCTTTAAGATGCGCTCTGGGGATGAATTTGGGGTGATGCTGGTTCCGAATAAAACCGTAGCCAGGGTTTTGGATAATCCCAGTATTGGCGGTTCCGGTCGTCCCTTGTTTTCCATGGTAACGGCGAATCCGGATGATGCGTTCCATGTGGGTCAAATTGCCGATGTGACGGGAGATGGTTCGACGTTTGTGATGGAAGATATCCGCGTCGATGGTAAGACAGACTCGGATTACAATGATGTGATTTTCCAGGTGAGGGGAGCAGAAGGGAAGGCGGCGCTGTTGGATAGTGCGATCGCCTCCGACAAAGAATGGCGTTATTCTGATCTTGGGCAAGCCTTACTCGAATACGCCAAACCCTACATCACCCCTGAGTCCGTAGAAACCGAAGTCAGCGACCTCATTCAGGACGTACAAGGCTTAACCGAAGCCCTGCAAGACGCAGTAGAAACTCTAGAACCTGAAGTTGTAGAACCTGTTGAAACCCCTGAAGAACCTGCTCCAGAACCAGAAACTCCCACTTCCGAGCAACCCGTGCAACCCGCAGAGACTGAAGTAACTGACAATTCTGCTGACTCCAAGCAAGACGAGCAAAATTCAGACACTGAGGAAACAGAAACTTCTGATAACTCGACTGCTGAAACTTCTAATTCCGAGCAAAATGAGCAAAATTCAGACACTGAGGAAACCGAGAATTCTGATAACTCGACTGCTGAAACCTCTAATTCCGAGCAAAACGAGCCAAATTCAGACACTGAGGAAACAGAAACTTCTGATAACTCGACTGCACAAACATCAGACACTGAGGAACCAGAACACATTCATTCCGAACAGGAAGAACCCTCAGCCACCGATAACCTCATCGCTCGGTTAGACCATTTAACCACCCGACTCGAAGACGCGCAGAATGCACCCGTTTCCAGCGAAGAAGCGGAACAATTGCAAACCTTAGTGCAACAGGTGGAAACCTTGACCGAAACCCTAGAACAACCCGACTATCAATCCTTCTCCGAGCGGGCAGAATTAGCCGTCACGCGAGTGGTTGAGCGCTTAGAAAACGTCGCCCAACGCATCGTTCCCATTGGTGAAACTCCTCCAGAATTTGAATTTGCCCAAACCGCCCAACCCCTAGTCGGTATCATCGACACCGGCTTTAGTGAGGATAATCCAGATATCGACTATGCTCGCATTACCCTGGGTCAAGACCATATCGACAATGACAATAATCCCCTATTGTCCGAAGGCGAAGGCAACGAACACGGAACCCATATCCTCGGCATTATCGGCGCAACCGAGAATAATGGCATTGGTATCGATGGCATCAATGACCAAGCTCCCCTCTGGGTAGGACGTGCTGTCGGTTCAGGAAAATGGGCCGAGTCCTTGGTGGAATTCGTCGATGCAGCGCGAGAGTCGGGACAACCCAATGCAGTGGTGAATTTGAGTATGGATTTAACTCAGATTGATGCCCAAGGAAATGTCACCACCCGCTATGAGTTTACCCAACAAGAGTGGGATGCTATTGAATATGCTCGTGAACATAATGTGTTGATTGTAGCTGCTTCCGGAAATGATGGCGGGGTGATGTCGGCGTTGGGACAAGCTTCTCAGGAGTTGGATAATATTCTTACCGTGGGTGCTGCCGAGCAAGTGAATCTAGACCTATCTGTGGCTGAAGGTTTTGAGCGAGTAGACTATTCCAGCTATGGAGAAGGATTAAATCTGGTTGCTCCTGGAGGAACCGATGAATATCCGATCTTATCCACGGTTGGTAATGGTGTAGGAACCATGACCGGGACTTCAGTAGCGACGGCAAAAGTTACCGGGGCAGCGTCTCAAGTTTGGGCTGCTAATCCTGAATTAAGCTATCAGCAAGTGGTGCAAATTCTCAAGGAAACAGCGACTGATTTGCATGAAGCGAATTCAGATCATGAAACTGGGTTTGGCTTGTTAAATATTGCCGCCGCCGTTCAGTTGGCAACTGTGACGAAACCAGAAGTTTACGAGTATTCTGCCATTGAGCTTTCACAACCTTGGAGCGACGAAGGTCAATTTACTGCTACGGAACGTGCTGCTGCCACCGAGTTTATGGGTAAATACTATGAGTGGGATAATTACATGATTAAATCAGGAGATACGCTGAGTGCGATCGCTTTTCGTACAATGGGTAATAGTTCCGCTCCTTATTACAATTTTATTGCCCAGAAAAATGGTATTGCTAACCCCAACTGGATTTTTCCGGGAACTTGGATTCAAGTGCCCAGGCAAGTTGCAGCACCAGCTCCAAAACCTATACCTACGCCTCCACCAGCTAATCGTCCAACTCCCATCTCTCCTCCTTCTGGCACTCCTTATACCGTTAAAAGGGGAGACACTCTCTGGGCAATTGCTCAACGCTTGTTAGGTAATGGTAGCCGTTGGCGGGAAATTAAAGATGATAAGGGTAATCCTTTCAATGAATCCACTGCGCGGCGTTTGCGTATTGGTCAAGTGGTTTATCTTCCTGGTGGTTCTCCATCTCCATCTCCGACTCCAAAACCCCAACCATCTAATACCTGGCATCATCCCCTTCCAGGAGCGCGAGTAACCAGTGAGTATGGGCCGCGTTGGGGACGTTTTCATTACGGTATCGATCTAGGCGCACGAACAGAAACTCCAATTAGAGCGGCTAAAGCTGGTCGAGTCGTTTATGTAGGTTGGGATACCACGGGCTATGGAAACTTAATCAAGATTCAGCATTATGATGGCACGATGACCTTCTATGCTCACCTATCTCGGTTTGGAGTCAGGGTTGGACAGTCAGTTAGTGGAGGAGCCTACATTGGTAGAGTGGGTAGTACAGGCAATTCTACGGGCCCTCATCTGCATTTTGAAGTGCGCGTATCTCCTTATCGATGGAGGGTTAATAATCGTAATCCTAGGAATTACATCAGATTCTAA
- a CDS encoding DUF5615 family PIN-like protein, translating to MLEKIKYHLDESVERAIAEGLRRRSIDVTTTPEENLLGITDEEQLAFAIANNRVVFTQDDDFLALHQRGLDHCGIVYCHQKSRSMGEIVRGLVLIWEVLEPLDMQNHVEFV from the coding sequence ATATTGGAGAAGATTAAATATCATTTAGATGAGTCAGTTGAGCGGGCGATCGCAGAAGGTTTAAGACGAAGAAGTATTGATGTGACGACAACACCAGAGGAGAATCTTTTGGGAATTACTGATGAGGAGCAACTAGCGTTTGCGATCGCCAACAATCGAGTGGTTTTTACCCAAGACGATGATTTTTTAGCCCTTCACCAACGAGGCTTAGATCATTGTGGTATTGTTTATTGCCATCAAAAGAGTCGCTCAATGGGTGAAATTGTACGAGGTTTAGTCTTAATTTGGGAGGTATTGGAGCCGTTGGACATGCAGAATCATGTAGAGTTTGTTTAG
- a CDS encoding DUF433 domain-containing protein, which yields MTEVISEHIQISPDICGGKPHIAGHRIRVQDIVIWHEQMGMSPDEIVSRYPSITLADVYAALAYYHDHFQEIRQQIQQSEQWVQELQAKIPSKVQQKLKGMNIGED from the coding sequence ATGACAGAAGTAATTTCAGAACATATTCAAATTTCTCCTGATATTTGTGGTGGAAAACCCCATATCGCTGGCCATAGAATTAGAGTTCAGGATATTGTGATTTGGCACGAACAAATGGGCATGTCTCCTGATGAAATTGTCTCCAGATATCCTTCAATTACTTTGGCAGATGTCTATGCTGCGTTAGCTTACTATCACGATCATTTTCAAGAAATTCGACAACAAATTCAACAGAGCGAACAATGGGTTCAAGAGTTGCAAGCCAAAATTCCTTCTAAAGTACAGCAAAAACTAAAGGGAATGAATATTGGAGAAGATTAA
- a CDS encoding DUF4926 domain-containing protein, protein MKNFQLLDSVALLEPISRERLTLIEPEYESILSLPTGQVGTIVEVYDRAEEPQYLVEFCDRQGCEYAMATLKANEILALHYELTVA, encoded by the coding sequence ATGAAAAATTTTCAACTTCTAGATTCAGTCGCCTTGCTCGAACCCATTTCCAGGGAAAGGCTCACTTTAATTGAGCCAGAATATGAATCCATTCTGAGTTTACCCACCGGACAAGTGGGAACTATCGTTGAAGTATATGATCGGGCAGAAGAACCTCAGTATTTGGTTGAGTTTTGCGATCGCCAAGGCTGTGAATACGCAATGGCAACATTAAAAGCGAACGAAATTTTAGCTTTACATTATGAATTAACGGTGGCTTAA
- a CDS encoding Uma2 family endonuclease → MTIIAPEIAHFSVEEYHHMIESGLFKERRVELINGLIIEMSPQGTEHAYFEENLAKKLERLTAGRAYVREAKPITLSTSEPEPDIVVAKLPRSQYIDHHPFAKDIELVVEVSKATRSYDMSAKKELYAQENIPEYWIVDLNSRIVIVYRFPQGNDYRDRQDFSVTEEVTPLAFPDLSIPVSDIFVI, encoded by the coding sequence ATGACCATTATAGCTCCAGAAATTGCCCATTTCAGTGTTGAAGAATACCATCACATGATCGAGAGTGGCCTATTCAAGGAACGCAGAGTAGAATTGATTAATGGACTGATTATAGAAATGTCTCCTCAAGGCACGGAACATGCTTATTTTGAAGAAAATTTGGCGAAAAAACTGGAACGGCTAACCGCAGGACGAGCCTATGTACGAGAAGCTAAACCCATTACCTTATCGACATCGGAACCGGAACCGGATATTGTGGTGGCAAAGTTGCCGCGATCGCAATATATCGACCATCACCCCTTTGCCAAGGATATCGAGCTAGTAGTTGAAGTATCCAAAGCAACTCGAAGTTACGATATGTCCGCAAAAAAAGAACTCTATGCCCAAGAAAATATCCCAGAATATTGGATTGTGGATCTTAACTCTAGAATAGTAATAGTTTATCGCTTTCCTCAAGGAAATGACTATCGAGACAGGCAGGATTTTTCAGTCACAGAAGAAGTCACCCCCTTGGCATTTCCCGATCTTTCAATTCCTGTATCCGATATTTTTGTCATCTGA
- a CDS encoding DNA cytosine methyltransferase, with product MKTVDLFAGCGGMSLGFQNAGFNLVAAFDIWDKAIQTYQENFDHPIFKKDLADPDAYKMVSYFQPEMIIGGPPCQDFSSAGKRDESLGRANLTLSFANIIVQLKPQWFVMENVARISKSNTLKIAYNHFKEVGYGLTSCILDASYCRVPQTRKRYILIGHLQGKDDALQPILEKNKSEKPMTVFDYLGDSLGLQYFYRHPRSYQRRGVFSIYEPSPTIRGVNRPVPKTYQKHPGDAGEIDQNLRALTTLERSYLQTFPTTFKFQGNKSELEQMIGNAVPVKLAEYVALCIASLNELCNGKCPLPKSLSHGRGTFPLLLREKGAGG from the coding sequence ATGAAAACAGTAGACTTATTTGCTGGATGTGGAGGAATGTCATTAGGATTTCAAAATGCTGGATTTAATCTAGTAGCTGCTTTTGATATTTGGGACAAAGCTATACAAACGTATCAAGAAAATTTTGATCATCCCATTTTCAAAAAAGATCTAGCCGATCCAGATGCTTACAAGATGGTGAGCTATTTTCAGCCAGAAATGATTATTGGGGGGCCTCCTTGCCAAGATTTCTCTAGTGCAGGGAAACGGGATGAAAGTCTAGGCCGTGCTAACTTGACACTTAGTTTTGCTAACATTATTGTGCAGCTTAAACCTCAATGGTTTGTCATGGAAAATGTAGCGAGAATTTCTAAAAGCAATACTCTCAAAATAGCATATAACCATTTTAAGGAAGTGGGATATGGACTCACTTCTTGTATTCTAGATGCCAGTTATTGCAGAGTGCCACAAACGAGAAAACGCTATATTCTTATTGGTCATTTGCAGGGTAAAGATGATGCACTACAGCCGATCTTGGAAAAAAATAAATCTGAGAAACCTATGACAGTATTTGACTATTTAGGAGACAGCTTAGGACTTCAATATTTTTATCGTCATCCCAGAAGTTATCAGAGAAGAGGTGTTTTTAGTATCTATGAACCGAGTCCTACCATTCGAGGGGTGAATCGTCCTGTTCCTAAAACTTATCAAAAACATCCAGGAGATGCAGGAGAGATCGATCAAAATTTGAGAGCTTTAACTACCTTAGAGCGAAGCTATTTACAAACCTTTCCTACAACTTTTAAGTTTCAAGGGAATAAGTCTGAATTAGAGCAAATGATTGGGAATGCAGTACCCGTAAAATTAGCTGAGTATGTGGCGTTATGTATAGCTAGTCTAAATGAGTTGTGCAACGGGAAATGCCCTCTCCCTAAATCCCTCTCCCACGGGAGAGGGACTTTCCCCCTTCTCCTGCGGGAGAAGGGGGCAGGGGGATGA
- a CDS encoding HindVP family restriction endonuclease, protein MNPKTPKPSLFGLQYSNRDFTRKEAWGKNCFNSSFPASLCAYLHSHNLENIYLKLNSSLAVEHSTINTDQLYALDPLSDNIFYAFETQFTPYQQYVLGTLPGVDLVTQARDTGNCLQALEIKLTALPDNSTCDLNEDEYGCELVIRPDTIVYLACSFAQILKNKHWLASELVNDRFSAISDWSEPETIIPYLPDIINSIDQIVSLIIEDQTPFLMQPIWKTQGKSPQLSEHCMDIFIWSNLAFSRLFIDAVKTEIKNFDRVRSITRQARTVIWLFKMIDEFANKGIFDYRKIIDFLSYNTKNDKTFAVSGRFTHVYMKSEALTKPRIQKQEISNIILGGGQNLLSPERRLDAIIYNSPDLFIEL, encoded by the coding sequence ATGAATCCTAAAACTCCCAAACCCAGTCTATTCGGTCTTCAATATTCCAATCGGGATTTTACCCGAAAAGAAGCTTGGGGTAAAAATTGCTTTAATTCTTCTTTTCCAGCTTCCCTTTGTGCCTATTTGCATAGTCATAATTTAGAGAATATTTACCTAAAACTCAATTCCAGTTTAGCCGTGGAACATTCCACGATTAATACAGATCAACTTTATGCTCTAGATCCCCTCTCAGACAATATTTTTTATGCCTTTGAAACACAGTTTACTCCCTATCAGCAGTATGTTTTGGGCACACTTCCAGGAGTAGATTTAGTAACCCAAGCACGAGATACCGGTAATTGTTTACAAGCACTAGAAATTAAATTAACTGCGTTACCTGATAATTCCACTTGTGATTTAAACGAAGATGAGTATGGTTGTGAACTGGTGATTAGACCAGATACGATTGTTTATTTAGCCTGTAGTTTTGCTCAAATACTCAAAAATAAACATTGGTTAGCATCCGAATTAGTTAACGATCGCTTTTCTGCCATTTCTGACTGGTCAGAACCTGAAACTATTATCCCCTATCTTCCCGATATAATTAATTCTATAGATCAGATAGTCAGTTTAATTATAGAAGATCAAACTCCTTTCTTAATGCAACCCATATGGAAAACTCAAGGAAAATCACCACAACTGTCAGAACACTGTATGGATATTTTTATTTGGAGTAATCTGGCATTTAGTCGATTATTTATAGATGCGGTTAAAACAGAAATTAAGAATTTTGATCGAGTCCGATCGATTACCCGGCAAGCTCGAACTGTGATTTGGTTATTCAAAATGATTGATGAATTTGCAAACAAGGGGATTTTTGATTATAGGAAAATCATAGATTTTTTATCCTATAATACTAAAAATGATAAAACTTTTGCTGTTAGTGGAAGATTTACCCATGTTTATATGAAGTCAGAGGCTTTAACCAAACCTAGAATTCAAAAGCAGGAAATATCAAACATTATTTTAGGTGGAGGTCAAAACTTATTAAGCCCAGAGAGAAGACTAGATGCTATAATCTATAACTCGCCTGACTTGTTTATTGAATTGTAG